DNA from Synechococcus elongatus PCC 6301:
ATCTGTTTACATCTAGACTAAAGAGCTATCAAGGGAGTTAAACACCTAAGCGCCAGTGGAATCCCCAACTAGGGCAAAGTCTTGAGCGCCAAAAATTGCCTCCGGGTGCCGATAGAACTTAAATTCCAGCAAGTTGTGGAAGGGATCTTCAAGGAAAAAAGTCCGGTGTTCTAACAAGCTGTCAGGGAAGCGCAACCGTGCCGGTTGATAAAAGCTGAGATTCTGCTGCTGGGCGCGATCGAGCAAGGCATCCCAATCCACTTCATCAGTAAAAACCAGCCCAAAGTGACGCGGATAAATGCCATTCTGTGGCGTCAGGGGCGATCGGCTCAGGTGAGCGACAATTTGGTGGCCTGCTAGATCCAAAATGAGCGAGGTCGGCGACCCTCGTCCGGCACGACAGCCCAAACCCTGCACATAAAATTGCTTAGTCAGGGCAAGATCACTGACCGGAAATGCCAAGTGAAAAAGAGCGGCAGCCATCATCGGTTGCTGTCAAAGTTTTGCCCTTCATCCTAGCGATCGCCCCTAACCATGACACTGCTTGAGACGGAACTCGACTGGCTGACTGCGATCGCAATCAACGGAGTATTACTGGCCTTCGGGCTGCGATCGCGGGCAAAATTACTGACCCGTGAAGGTTACCTCCATGCGGCATTTCTGGGCGTATTGATTTGGGGCAGCTTGCAGGCAGCGGGCTACATTTTGGTCCTGCTCTACCTAGGGATTGGCTCACTCTTGACCCGCTGGGGCAAAGCTCGCAAAGAGGCGGCCGGCATTGCGGAAGCAAGGGAAGGTAAGCGTGGCCCTGAAAATGTCTGGGGCTCTGCGTTGATCGGCACAGCAGCCGCACTTGCAGCTTGGTACTGGCAGGATTGGCCAGCGATCGCCGACTTAGCAAAACTCGCTTTCGTCGCTAGCTTCGCCACCAAGTTGGCGGATACAGCAGGGAGTGAAGTCGGCAAAGCCTTCGGCAAACGCACATTTTTGATCACAACCCTACGACCAGTGCCAGCTGGAACCGAAGGCGCAGTCAGCTTAGAAGGAACTGTTGCAGGTTTGGTTGCAGCCCTAGTGATGGCTAGTTTTGGCTGGCTGTTTGGCCTGATCTCTACCACTGCGATTGCAATTTGTGTCCTCGCCGCCTTGATTGGCACCACGGCTGAAAGCTGGATTGGTGCGACCTTCCAAACCCGTTGGCAGTGGCTTAGTAATGAACTGGTCAACGTCATCAATACGCTGATTGGTGCGATCGCAGCCATGCTGCTGGACCTGCTGATTTAGCGACAGAAACGCTCAACGCAACGGAGAAACAGCTCAACGCCCAGTGCTAGTGCCGTCTCGTCGAAGTTAAAGCGGGGATGGTGATGCGGAAAATTCAAGCCGCGATCGAGGTTGGCGCTGCCCAAAAAGAAGTAGCAACCGGGCCACCTTTTGCAGGAAGTAGGACATGTCCTCTGCGCCCATCGTTTGGCAGTCGGGCACCACACCAAGAGGCGGTTCTAGGACTTCTTCCGCCACGCTACGAACTAGAACGGCGATCGCTGAATCATTGATCACTGCTGGATAGAGCTTGCGATAGTTCAGCTCGTAGGTGGCACCGTGACTATTGTAAACACCCGCCACGATCTGCTCAATTCGCTCCTGCAAAAAGCCCTGATAGCGATCGTCGAAGTAGCGAACAGTGCCTTTCAGTTGGGCGCGATCGGCGATGACGTTATAGGTCGTGCCTGCATGGAGTGAGCCGATCGTCACCACCGCTGAGTGGAGTGGGTCAACATTACGAGACACAATGCTCTGCAACAGCGTCACGATCTGCGAAGCCACCAACACGGCATCAATACAATTTTGGGGAATGGCGGCATGGCCACCGCGCCCTTGAATCGTCAGATCAAACAACTCCACTGCTGCCATCAGTGGGCCACTGCGTACGCCGACTTTCCCGAGTGGCAAGTAATTCCAGAGATGGAGACCAATGATCGCATCTACAGCCGGATTCTCCAGAACCCCTTCGGCAATCATTGGCGCGGCACCGCCGGGACCTTCTTCTGCTGGCTGAAAAATGATTTTGACGCGACCAGCAAAGTCGGAATTGGCCTGCAGACAAGCTGCTGTTCCTAGCGCGATCGCCACGTGGCCGTCGTGACCACAGGCATGCATCCGCCCATCAATTTCCGAGCGATAGGGAATCTCATTTGCTTCCAGAATTGGCAGCGCATCCATATCGGCTCGAATCGCCAGCGTCGGTCCCGATCGCTGCCCTGCAATTTCTGCAACGATGCCCGTGCCAGCAACTCCAGCTTGAAAGGAAACGCCCAGTTCCGTCAGTCGAGCAGCAATAAATGCTGCGGTCTCTTGCTCTTGAAACCCCAGCTCTGGCCGGCGATGCAATTGCTGTCGCCAGGCCACAATTTGCGCATGGCGATCGCGCACTGCGGGGCGAACCGTTTCCGGTAACTCCTGACTAAGCAGCAGCATGATGGTGAGCAGGCAAGGGCTTTGCCCCACGCTAGCACGGCAATCCCAAGGCTTTTCGAGTGTCTGACAGTGCGATCGGGGTTGGGTATGCTGCAGATAATCCCGGATGGCTAATTGGCATGAGCGAGACTCAGGAGCGCTTACAACGATTGCGAGCTCAAGCGGCAAGTCTCGTTTTTTATGCCGGGATTTTAGAGTCTGCGACTGGACGTGCTTTTTTAGAACTGCTTGACGCACTGAGTCACCAACAACCACTCGCTGCAGTCACGGCCTACAGCACTTGGCTAGGTCACCTCTTGGCTAGCCGACAAAGTTGGCCACAGTGGCTAATGCACCACATTCGCAGCGATGACAATCCGTTTAGCCGACAGGCGCAATTTGCGATCGCCAGCAGCTTACCTGAGGTCTGGCAGCAAAGTGCCTGCCAAGATCTGCAAACGTTGCAGCAACTAGCCAGTGCTCCCCCCAGACTGTTAGCTCCGATGGTGCAGGCACTCGCAGATCTGCCCACCCCCCCGCCACATTGGCTAGAAGAAACCCGCGATCGCGAAGCGCAATGGGCGGAAACTGAAGACTGGGCCATGCTGTTGCCAGACTTGATCCAGCATTATCAGCAGCGGGGGGTCGGGTTCTTCAATCGCTATTGGGCCTTGCGCTGGCAGCAAGGACAACTGCACGGCATTGAGCATCCCGATCCAATCCCCTTATCCGATTTAGCGGGCTACGAGCTCCAAAAAGAGACGCTCAAACGTAATACGGAATTTTTGCTGGCAGGGCTGCCCGCCCAAAATGTCTTGCTTTACGGCAGCTGTGGTGCTGGGAAATCCTCAATGGTCAAAGCTCTGATTAATGCCTATGGCGATCGTGGCCTCCGACTGATTGAAGTGGGTAAAGCCGATCTCAGGGAGCTGCCTCAAATTTTGGATCAGCTGCGGGAATCTGCTCTCAGTTTTATTGTTTTTGTCGATGACCTGTCCTTTGAAGAAGATGACGAAACCTTCAAAGCACTCAAGGTTGTCCTAGAAGGCGGCTTAACAGCACGGCCACCTAATGTCGTAGTTTATGCCACCTCCAACCGTCGCCATCTGGTACGGGAATATTTTGATGAGCGCCCCAACCCAACAGAAGCCAATGAGGTTCACGCCTGGGATTCGGTACAAGAGAAACTCTCCTTCAGCGATCGCTTTGGCTTGACGCTCACGTTTGAGCCCGCTGATCAAGACACTTACTTGGCGATTGTTCGCCATTTAGCTAGCGAAGTCGGCTTGACAATGCCGCTCGAAACGCTGGAATTTCGCGCCCGTCAATGGGCAACTCGCCACAATGGGCGATCGGGCCGTACCGCTCGGCAGTTCATGGACTGGCTGATTGCCGAACAGAGCCTGCCCAACCCTCTCTGAGGGGCTGGCAATACTCTGCTCTGATGTACAAAAAAGGGGCCGTAAAGCCCCTGAATCCATCGAAATCAGTAGATTAGTTAGGTTCGTCGCTCGCGATCGCATCCTCACTAGTCTCATCCAGCTCTTCCTCGCCGGGTGGCACGAGGGCAACTGCTGCGAGTACGTCATCGGCATCCAAGCGTTGAACACGAACGCCTGTGGCAGCGCGGGATTGCTGCGGAATCGCATCGCTGGCTTGGCGAATGATCACGCTGCGTTGACTGATCATCACCAGTTCGTCACCACTTTCGACAATCCGTAATGAAACCAGCTCATCTTGCTTGCTGCGGAATTTAATCGCCCGCAAACCCAGACCTGCTCGTTTCTGCAGGCGGAACTGATGCACAGGCACCCGTTTCCCTAACCCTTGCGCTGTCACCACCAGCACCCAAGGTCCGGGACTTGCAACAACTTCTACGGCATCATCCGCTTCATCCTCATCGCCTGTTTCGGTCATGTTGGCCGTCAGAGAAGCAGGCAACACATCCATCGAGATCAAGGTGTCGCCCGACCGCAAGGACATTGCCCGTACACCGCGCGTGGCCCGCCCCAAGGGTCGCAGATCATCATGGCTGGCGCGGAAGTGGATGGTCATCCCCTTGCGGGAACCAATCAGAATGCTGTCTTCCGGTTTCGCCAGTCGCACCCAGCGCAGTTGGTCACCTTCGGACAGGGCGATCGCAATCAGACCGTTGGAACGAATGTTGGCAAAAGCGGAGAGCGCCGTTTTCTTGATGTAGCCGCCCTGAGTCAGCATCACCAGATATTCATCGTCACTGAAGGCGCTGACCGGCACGATCGAAGTGATTCGTTCTTCGCGGGGAATCGGCAGCAATTGCACGATCGGCACACCCCGCGCATTGCGAGAGGCCGCCGGAATCCGGTAGGCCGGCAGATTGTAGACCACCCCGCGATCGCTGAAGAAGAGGATGTTGTCGTGGTCACAGCAAGTCAAGAAATGCTCGACACTATCGTCATCCTTCGTCTTCGCCCCTGCTTTACCCCGTGTTCCGCGACTTTGCGCCGTGAACTCGTTGACCGGCATCCGCTTGATATAGCCCTGCTGAGTCAACAGCAGGATCGACTTCTCGTTGGCAATCAGGTCGATCGTTTCTAGTTCACCGTCTGCTTCCAGCAAGGTGGTGCGGCGCGGCTCTTGGAAGCGCTGCTGCAACTGCTCCAGCTCGGTTTCGATGATTTCCAGCACCCGCTCGCGGCGGGCCAAGATATCGCGATAGTCTTCGATGCGGCGCTGCAGATCCTGGTGTTCCTGCTCGATCTTCTCGGCTTCCAGCGCCGTTAGTCGCCGCAACTGCATCTGCAGAATGGCGTCGGACTGGACTTCCGATAGACCGTAAACGTCGATCAGTTCCTGTTTGGCTCGTGGGGCATCCGCCGATCGCCGAATCAGTTCGATGATCGCATCGAGATTCCCCAGCGCAATCAGCAACCCTTGCAGCAGGTGGTCGCGCTCTTCAGCCTTACGAAGTTCGTAGCGCGTCCGTCGTTCGATCGTCTCGATCCGGAAATCAAGGAAGACTTCTAGCGATCGCTTCAGGGTCAGTAGGACCGGCTCGCCATCCACCAACGCCAGCATGTTGGCGCTGAAGTTACTTTGCAGTGGTGTCTGTTTGTAGAGGTTGTTGAGCACCACCTGCGGGTAGGCGTCGCGCTTCAGTTCAATGACAATGCGCATGCCATCGCGATCGCTTTCGTCGCGAATGTCGGAAATACCCTCCAAGCGCTTCTCGTTGACCATCTCAGCAATGCGCTCAATCAGCGCTGCCTTGTTGGTCTGGTAAGGCAACTCCGTAATGATGATCGCGTCGCGCACCGGACGTCCTGGGGCTTCGATCGTGTCGATCGTCGCCACACCCCGCATCGTGATCGAGCCTTTGCCAGTCAGGTAGGCATCACGAATGCCCGCCGAACCCAAGACTTGGCCGCCAGTAGGGAAGTCTGGCCCCGGGATGTGGCGCATCAGCTCGCGATCGCTGATCTCGGGGTTGTGGATCAGCGCAATCACGCCGGCGATCAGTTCCGTTGGATTATGGGGCGGAATGTTGGTCGCCATGCCGACCGCAATGCCGGAGGAACCGTTCAGCAGCAGTTGCGGCAGCCGCGCCGGCAGAACTGTTGGTTCCTGTTGCGAGCCGTCAAAGTTATCGCTGAAATCGACAGTTTCGGCTTCGATATCCTGAAGCAAACCATCAGTTGTCAGCGGCTTCAGGCGCGACTCGGTGTACCGCATCGCCGCCGGCGGATCGTTGTCGATCGATCCGAAGTTGCCGTGGCCATCGATCAAGGGCGATCGCATCGAGAAGTCTTGGGCCATGCGAACCAAGGCGTCATAGACCGCCGTGTCGCCGTGGGGGTGATACTTACCGAGCACTTCCCCGACCACCCGTGCACATTTTCGGAAGGGGCGATCGGGCGTCAGGCCCAGCTCATACATCGCGTAAAGAATGCGCCGGTGCACCGGCTTGAGGCCATCCCGAGCATCGGGCAGCGCGCGCCCGACAATCACGCTCATCGCGTACTCGAGATAGGAGCGCGACATTTCGTTGCGCAGGTCAGTCTGGATGATGCGCTCCTGGGCACTCATGGGCGGATAGTCTCCAGTACTGAAGTCGGGAAAAGCGGCGAAAAAAGCGGCCTAAACTGCCGCAAAATCAAGCTATTGCAAGGCTTCTTCGCAATCTCATTCTATCATGCGACCCCTCTTTTCTAAGGCGATCGCTGAGCGGTAACCCCCTCCGGGTGCGCTTCGGTTTCCCGCCCCCCCATTGCCGATCTGCCAGGGAATGATCGAAGTGTTCTCCAGTGGAGACCTCATGATGTTGCGATTGCTGCACTGGCGATCTGCCGTCCCCGATCCAGCCCTTGCTTGGACTCCGATTGTGATGGGCACAGCGCTGCAGATGGAGGAAACCCCGACCACCCTGCGGCTCAGCTTGCCGCTCAAT
Protein-coding regions in this window:
- a CDS encoding VOC family protein — its product is MMAAALFHLAFPVSDLALTKQFYVQGLGCRAGRGSPTSLILDLAGHQIVAHLSRSPLTPQNGIYPRHFGLVFTDEVDWDALLDRAQQQNLSFYQPARLRFPDSLLEHRTFFLEDPFHNLLEFKFYRHPEAIFGAQDFALVGDSTGA
- a CDS encoding TIGR00297 family protein; translated protein: MTLLETELDWLTAIAINGVLLAFGLRSRAKLLTREGYLHAAFLGVLIWGSLQAAGYILVLLYLGIGSLLTRWGKARKEAAGIAEAREGKRGPENVWGSALIGTAAALAAWYWQDWPAIADLAKLAFVASFATKLADTAGSEVGKAFGKRTFLITTLRPVPAGTEGAVSLEGTVAGLVAALVMASFGWLFGLISTTAIAICVLAALIGTTAESWIGATFQTRWQWLSNELVNVINTLIGAIAAMLLDLLI
- a CDS encoding ATP-binding protein, whose protein sequence is MSETQERLQRLRAQAASLVFYAGILESATGRAFLELLDALSHQQPLAAVTAYSTWLGHLLASRQSWPQWLMHHIRSDDNPFSRQAQFAIASSLPEVWQQSACQDLQTLQQLASAPPRLLAPMVQALADLPTPPPHWLEETRDREAQWAETEDWAMLLPDLIQHYQQRGVGFFNRYWALRWQQGQLHGIEHPDPIPLSDLAGYELQKETLKRNTEFLLAGLPAQNVLLYGSCGAGKSSMVKALINAYGDRGLRLIEVGKADLRELPQILDQLRESALSFIVFVDDLSFEEDDETFKALKVVLEGGLTARPPNVVVYATSNRRHLVREYFDERPNPTEANEVHAWDSVQEKLSFSDRFGLTLTFEPADQDTYLAIVRHLASEVGLTMPLETLEFRARQWATRHNGRSGRTARQFMDWLIAEQSLPNPL
- the gyrA gene encoding DNA gyrase subunit A translates to MSAQERIIQTDLRNEMSRSYLEYAMSVIVGRALPDARDGLKPVHRRILYAMYELGLTPDRPFRKCARVVGEVLGKYHPHGDTAVYDALVRMAQDFSMRSPLIDGHGNFGSIDNDPPAAMRYTESRLKPLTTDGLLQDIEAETVDFSDNFDGSQQEPTVLPARLPQLLLNGSSGIAVGMATNIPPHNPTELIAGVIALIHNPEISDRELMRHIPGPDFPTGGQVLGSAGIRDAYLTGKGSITMRGVATIDTIEAPGRPVRDAIIITELPYQTNKAALIERIAEMVNEKRLEGISDIRDESDRDGMRIVIELKRDAYPQVVLNNLYKQTPLQSNFSANMLALVDGEPVLLTLKRSLEVFLDFRIETIERRTRYELRKAEERDHLLQGLLIALGNLDAIIELIRRSADAPRAKQELIDVYGLSEVQSDAILQMQLRRLTALEAEKIEQEHQDLQRRIEDYRDILARRERVLEIIETELEQLQQRFQEPRRTTLLEADGELETIDLIANEKSILLLTQQGYIKRMPVNEFTAQSRGTRGKAGAKTKDDDSVEHFLTCCDHDNILFFSDRGVVYNLPAYRIPAASRNARGVPIVQLLPIPREERITSIVPVSAFSDDEYLVMLTQGGYIKKTALSAFANIRSNGLIAIALSEGDQLRWVRLAKPEDSILIGSRKGMTIHFRASHDDLRPLGRATRGVRAMSLRSGDTLISMDVLPASLTANMTETGDEDEADDAVEVVASPGPWVLVVTAQGLGKRVPVHQFRLQKRAGLGLRAIKFRSKQDELVSLRIVESGDELVMISQRSVIIRQASDAIPQQSRAATGVRVQRLDADDVLAAVALVPPGEEELDETSEDAIASDEPN